The proteins below are encoded in one region of Gammaproteobacteria bacterium:
- a CDS encoding type II toxin-antitoxin system RelB/DinJ family antitoxin yields the protein MAENAVVRARINEHIKEEAATVLATMGLTVSDAFRMMLTRIAREKALPFEPLVPNKETIQAMKEARRGKLVSFNNADDLMADLKSED from the coding sequence ATGGCTGAAAACGCAGTAGTTCGCGCTCGTATTAATGAGCACATCAAAGAAGAGGCCGCCACCGTGCTGGCCACAATGGGGCTAACCGTATCAGATGCCTTTAGAATGATGTTAACTCGCATTGCCAGAGAAAAAGCATTGCCTTTTGAACCATTGGTTCCCAACAAAGAAACTATCCAGGCTATGAAAGAAGCTCGCCGTGGAAAATTGGTGTCTTTCAATAATGCCGATGATCTTATGGCTGACTTGAAGAGTGAGGATTGA